One genomic segment of Gossypium arboreum isolate Shixiya-1 chromosome 3, ASM2569848v2, whole genome shotgun sequence includes these proteins:
- the LOC108476295 gene encoding actin-related protein 3, with product MDPTFRPAVVIDNGTGYTKMGFAGNVEPCFIQPTVVAVNESFLNQSRTSSKSNWSAQYSAGVMADLDFFSGDEALTKSRSSNAYNLTYPIRNGQVYNWDAMERYWQQCIFNYLRCDPEDHYFLLTESPLTAPENREYTGEIMFETFNVPGLYIAVNSVLALAAGYTTSKCEMTGVVVDVGDGATHIVPVADGYVIGSSIKSIPIAGKDVTLFIQQLMRERGEKIPPEDSFEAARKVKEMYCYTCSDVVKEFNKHDKEPGKYIKHWRGIRPKTGAPYSCDIGYERFLGPEVFFSPEIYSSDFTTPLPVVIDKCIQSAPIDTRRALYKNIVLSGGSTMFKDFHRRLQRDLKKIVDARVLASDTRLGGEVKAHPVEVNVVSHPIQRFAVWFGGSVLASTPEFFAACHTKAEYEEYGASICRTNPVFKGMY from the exons ATGGATCCAACTTTTCGCCCCGCTGTCGTCATTGACAACGGTACTGG ATATACTAAGATGGGATTTGCGGGTAATGTAGAACCGTGTTTTATTCAGCCAACAGTAGTAGCAGTTAACGAGTCGTTCCTAAATCAATCTAGAACTTCTTCCAAGTCAAACTGGTCAGCTCAGTATTCAGCTGGGGTAATGGCGGATCTTGATTTTTTCAGTGGAGATGAAGCACTGACGAAATCAAGATCGAGTAATGCTTATAACCTTACATATCCTATTAGAAATGGTCAAGTTTATAACTGGGATGCTATGGAACGGTATTGGCAGCAATGTATATTCAATTATTTACGGTGTGATCCTGAGGATCATTACTTTTTGTTGACTGAGAGTCCTCTTACTGCTCCTGAGAATCGAGAATATACAGGTGAAATTATGTTTGAGACGTTTAATGTTCCGGGGCTTTATATTGCTGTGAATTCCGTGCTTGCTTTAGCAGCTGGGTACACTACGTCTAAG TGTGAGATGACAGGAGTGGTGGTGGATGTTGGAGATGGGGCCACACATATTGTACCTGTTGCTGATGGTTATGTTATTGGGAGCAGCATTAAATCAATACCGATAGCTGGAAAAGATGTTACACTCTTCATACAACAGCTCATGCGG GAAAGAGGAGAGAAAATTCCACCGGAGGACTCATTTGAAGCAGCTCGAAAAGTGAAGGAAATGTACTGCTATACATGTTCTGATGTGGTCAAG GAGTTCAACAAGCATGACAAAGAACCTGGAAAATATATCAAACATTGGAGAGGCATTAGACCGAAGACTGGAGCACCATACTCCTGTGATATTGGTTATGAACGGTTTTTAGGCCCTGAG GTTTTCTTTAGTCCTGAGATCTACAGCAGTGATTTTACTACTCCCTTACCAGTTGTAATAGATAAGTGCATTCAGTCAGCACCAATTGACACCAGAAGAGCTTTGTATAAG AATATAGTTTTATCTGGTGGATCCACCATGTTCAAAGACTTCCACAGAAGGTTGCAGCGGGATCTGAAAAAGATTGTTGATGCTCGAGTACTTGCGTCTGATACTCGGCTTGGTGGGGAAGTAAAA GCACATCCTGTGGAAGTTAATGTAGTTAGTCATCCTATCCAAAGATTTGCGGTATGGTTTGGAGGTTCTGTACTTGCATCAACGCCTGAATTTTTTGCG GCATGTCACACAAAAGCAGAATATGAGGAATATGGAGCCAGCATTTGCCGTACAAATCCTGTTTTTAAGGGTATGTATTGA
- the LOC108474619 gene encoding probable pectate lyase 5 has product MFYLSPALSLIIKSPPLISVSQNFSPFVHSHTLLSNKKKAIMAIPLSFLLLFPLLAPTFVFSSPVQDPEQVVQQVNESIRNATMARRSLGFLSCGTGNPIDDCWRCDHHWEKNRQKLADCAIGFGKHAIGGRDGKIYVVTDPSDHDPVNPKPGTLRYAVIQDEPLWIIFARDMTIKLKEELLMNSFKTIDGRGVSVHISGGPCITVQYVTNIIIHGINIHDCKRGGNAYVRDSPTHYGWRTISDGDGVSIFGGSHVWVDHCSLSNCNDGLIDAIHGSTAITISNNYLTHHNKVMLLGHSDTYKQDKNMQVTIAFNHFGEGLVQRMPRCRHGYFHVVNNDYTHWEMYAIGGSADPTINSQGNRFLAPNDADNKEVTKHEDAPQNQWKHWNWRSEGDLMLNGAFFTASGTGASSSYAKASSLGARPSSLVSSLTAGAGALVCKKGSHC; this is encoded by the exons ATGTTCTATCTATCCCCTGCTTTATCCCTCATTATAAAAAGCCCTCCTTTGATCTCAGTTTCTCAGAATTTCTCTCCCTTTGTACATTCCCACACTTTATTAAGCAATAAAAAGAAAGCTATAATGGCAATCCCATTGTCCTTTCTACTGCTTTTCCCTCTCTTGGCTCCCACATTTGTTTTCTCCTCACCTGTTCAGGACCCCGAGCAAGTAGTCCAACAAGTCAATGA GAGCATAAGAAATGCTACTATGGCGAGGAGGAGCTTGGGGTTTCTCTCATGTGGAACCGGCAATCCCATCGATGATTGCTGGCGGTGCGACCATCATTGGGAGAAGAACCGTCAGAAGCTAGCCGATTGCGCCATTGGGTTCGGCAAGCATGCCATTGGTGGGAGAGATGGGAAAATATATGTGGTGACTGACCCTAGTGACCATGACCCTGTTAATCCTAAACCTGGAACCCTTCGATATGCTGTCATCCAAGATGAACCTTTATGGATCATTTTCGCTCGTGACATGACCATCAAGTTGAAGGAAGAATTGCTTATGAACTCGTTCAAGACCATCGACGGCCGAGGCGTCAGCGTCCACATTTCCGGTGGGCCATGCATTACTGTTCAGTACGTGACCAACATCATAATCCATGGGATCAACATTCATGATTGCAAGAGAGGAGGGAATGCTTATGTGAGGGACTCTCCTACCCATTACGGCTGGAGGACGATATCGGACGGGGACGGGGTATCGATTTTCGGAGGCAGTCATGTTTGGGTGGACCATTGCTCTTTGTCTAACTGCAACGATGGGCTGATCGACGCCATTCATGGATCCACCGCCATCACCATTTCTAACAATTACTTGACCCATCATAACAAGGTCATGCTATTGGGACATAGTGACACTTACAAACAAGATAAGAACATGCAAGTCACCATTGCCTTTAATCACTTTGGAGAAGGCCTTGTACAAAGAATGCCtag ATGTAGGCATGGATACTTTCACGTGGTGAACAATGATTACACGCACTGGGAAATGTATGCAATCGGTGGCAGTGCTGATCCTACAATCAACAGCCAAGGCAATAGATTTCTTGCACCAAATGATGCAGACAACAAAGAG GTGACAAAACATGAGGATGCGCCGCAAAATCAATGGAAGCATTGGAATTGGAGATCAGAAGGGGATTTGATGTTGAATGGAGCCTTCTTCACCGCATCCGGAACCGGGGCTTCTTCAAGTTATGCCAAGGCGTCGAGCTTGGGTGCGAGGCCGTCATCACTGGTGAGCTCACTCACAGCAGGAGCGGGTGCACTCGTTTGCAAGAAGGGGTCGCATTGCTAG
- the LOC108474924 gene encoding anther-specific protein BCP1-like: MARQSFVLALVLIALVGLVSAANTASKAPSSVPVPDDDTIGNTDDGAGASSPGASNDAVAAPLGSEQEAKSMAPAPSSDATTTGVSAVGAAALTGAAAIATYFVF; encoded by the coding sequence ATGGCACGCCAAAGCTTTGTTCTTGCTTTGGTCTTAATCGCTCTTGTCGGGTTGGTTTCCGCCGCCAATACGGCTTCTAAAGCACCATCTTCAGTCCCAGTACCCGATGATGATACCATCGGCAACACTGATGATGGAGCAGGTGCATCCTCCCCTGGTGCTTCTAATGACGCTGTTGCTGCCCCTCTTGGCAGTGAGCAGGAAGCTAAAAGTATGGCTCCTGCTCCTTCTAGTGATGCAACTACCACAGGTGTCTCCGCCGTTGGGGCAGCTGCTCTCACTGGGGCAGCTGCCATTGCTACCTACTTCGTCTTCTAA